The proteins below come from a single Aegilops tauschii subsp. strangulata cultivar AL8/78 chromosome 6, Aet v6.0, whole genome shotgun sequence genomic window:
- the LOC141026093 gene encoding uncharacterized protein, whose protein sequence is MVFEDESSEDTSSLSHIHSSSSTDGLNQVPYSLEDPEYKGLELDLMVFCEKHGKASERLVAFEGTDTGRRFLACAELQFRSELVAGMKEEIAKKDADHQKLQEKYDLLVNLTRAQATVIQNLKLKHRKEKEVLTEARIKMEFQNAELKKSEEKLTHEKLGLKL, encoded by the exons ATGGTTTTCGAGGACGAAAGCAGTGAGGACACCTCAAGCCTCTCACACATTCACTCCTCCTCTTCCACCGATGGACTCAACCAG GTCCCCTATTCACTTGAGGACCCGGAGTACAAGGGGCTTGAGCTAGATCTTATGGTGTTCTGTGAGAAGCATGGCAAGGCATCAGAGAGGTTGGTTGCATTTGAAGGAACAGACACTGGGAGAAGGTTCTTAGCATGTGCAGAGCTG CAATTTAGAAGTGAGCTGGTGGCTGGTATGAAGGAAGAGATCGCAAAGAAAGATGCAGATCACCAGAAGCTTCAGGAAAAGTATGATCTCCTAGTGAACTTGACAAGAGCTCAAGCAACTGTCATCCAGAACTTGAAGTTGAAACACAGGAAAGAGAAGGAAGTGCTGACTGAAGCTAGGATTAAAATGGAGTTTCAAAATGCAGAGTTGAAAAAAAGTGAGGAGAAGCTCACCCATGAGAAGCTAGGGTTGAAGCTTTAG